The following proteins are encoded in a genomic region of Streptomyces lunaelactis:
- a CDS encoding protein kinase domain-containing protein has translation MSEAEQSREPQRDAGQDSELEPKGGSQKPEQESGKNSERESGRKPQQESERELDKAPEAEPRSKPESGPKSGPESGPTPRSGAEKESGAGSEGAKAGAESVKASGQGAGQGAAKPAAGGKVFGREAEGRLLAGRYRLGGVLGRGGMGTVWRAVDETLGRTVAVKELRFPNSIDEEEKRRLITRTLREAKAIARIRNNSAVTVYDVVDEDDRPWIVMELVEGKSLAEAVREDGTLTPRRAAEVGLAILDVLRSAHREGILHRDVKPSNVLIADDGRVVLTDFGIAQVEGDPSITSTGMLVGAPSYISPERARGHKPGPAADLWSLGGLLYACVEGSPPYDKGSAIATLTAVMIEPLDPPKNAGPLEEVIYGLLIKDPDQRLDDEGARALLTDVLYAPEAPEPLAEPEPSPEATRVVALPPLPPAPSQTKPKDPAADRVRGALRSVRNAAVTAAAAAKQESKRQPASQTTGARPAPVRAPLTDVVPRRTLVIIAVVVALAVLSGVLYLTLGGDDKGSQGKSKDDKTTSAGTTNGADGSGKGAGDDAAKDDNKGKGDRPDAPASAGATGGQPSGGPKTDDPAAGNGLPAGYVMVTNDRFHFTMAMPKAFKLDGIAGQNSGGIFNADGGFPRVQVDFNAGPTDDAAAAWRAAMGATAASSSGYKHIGIDKVDYNGYPTVADWQFERTQGGERVRVLNRGFKVDATHGYSIMITCKSSEWTSAECDTLRKTAFATFKPKD, from the coding sequence ATGTCGGAGGCGGAGCAGTCGCGGGAGCCCCAGCGGGACGCCGGGCAGGATTCGGAGTTGGAGCCCAAGGGCGGGTCCCAGAAGCCCGAGCAGGAGTCTGGGAAGAACTCCGAGCGGGAGTCCGGGAGGAAGCCCCAGCAGGAGTCCGAGCGGGAACTCGACAAGGCCCCTGAGGCGGAGCCCAGGTCGAAGCCCGAGTCGGGGCCCAAGTCTGGCCCCGAGTCGGGGCCCACGCCGCGGTCCGGGGCCGAGAAAGAGTCCGGCGCCGGGTCCGAGGGCGCGAAGGCCGGGGCCGAGTCCGTCAAGGCGTCGGGGCAGGGCGCCGGGCAGGGCGCTGCCAAGCCGGCCGCCGGCGGGAAGGTCTTCGGGCGGGAGGCCGAGGGGCGGCTTCTTGCCGGGCGGTACCGGCTCGGAGGCGTCCTCGGGCGCGGCGGCATGGGCACGGTCTGGCGGGCCGTCGACGAGACGCTCGGCCGTACCGTCGCGGTGAAGGAACTGCGCTTCCCCAACAGCATCGACGAGGAAGAGAAGCGCCGGCTCATCACGCGTACGCTGCGCGAGGCCAAGGCGATCGCCCGGATCCGCAACAACAGCGCGGTGACGGTCTACGACGTCGTGGACGAGGACGACCGGCCGTGGATCGTCATGGAGCTCGTCGAGGGCAAGTCCCTCGCCGAAGCCGTGCGCGAGGACGGCACGCTGACGCCGCGGCGGGCCGCGGAGGTCGGGCTCGCGATCCTCGACGTACTGCGCTCCGCGCACCGCGAGGGCATCCTGCACCGCGATGTGAAGCCGTCCAATGTCCTGATCGCCGACGACGGGCGCGTGGTGCTCACCGACTTCGGTATCGCACAGGTCGAGGGCGACCCGTCGATCACCTCGACCGGCATGCTCGTCGGCGCCCCCTCGTACATCTCGCCCGAGCGTGCCCGCGGCCACAAGCCGGGGCCGGCCGCCGACCTGTGGTCGCTGGGCGGACTGCTGTACGCCTGCGTCGAGGGCAGCCCGCCCTACGACAAGGGCTCCGCGATCGCGACGCTGACCGCCGTGATGATCGAGCCGCTCGACCCGCCGAAGAACGCGGGCCCGCTGGAGGAGGTCATCTACGGCCTGCTCATCAAGGACCCCGATCAGCGGCTGGACGACGAAGGCGCGCGGGCGTTGCTCACCGATGTGCTGTACGCACCCGAGGCACCGGAGCCGCTCGCCGAGCCGGAGCCGTCGCCGGAGGCCACGCGCGTTGTCGCGCTGCCGCCGCTTCCCCCGGCGCCGTCGCAGACGAAGCCGAAGGATCCCGCTGCAGACCGGGTGCGCGGTGCGCTGCGTTCCGTACGGAACGCGGCAGTAACAGCGGCAGCGGCCGCGAAGCAGGAATCGAAGCGGCAGCCCGCGTCGCAGACGACGGGCGCGCGGCCCGCGCCGGTACGGGCGCCGCTCACCGATGTGGTGCCCCGTCGCACTCTGGTGATCATCGCGGTGGTCGTCGCGCTGGCGGTGCTCTCCGGCGTGCTCTACCTGACGCTCGGCGGCGATGACAAGGGCAGCCAGGGCAAGTCCAAGGACGACAAGACCACTTCGGCCGGGACCACGAACGGCGCCGACGGCAGCGGCAAGGGCGCCGGTGATGACGCTGCCAAGGACGACAACAAGGGCAAGGGCGACCGCCCCGACGCCCCGGCGAGCGCCGGGGCCACGGGCGGGCAGCCGTCCGGGGGGCCCAAGACCGACGACCCCGCGGCGGGGAACGGGCTGCCGGCCGGGTATGTGATGGTCACCAACGACCGGTTCCACTTCACGATGGCGATGCCCAAGGCCTTCAAGCTCGACGGCATCGCGGGTCAGAACTCCGGCGGGATATTCAATGCCGACGGTGGATTCCCGCGCGTCCAGGTCGACTTCAACGCCGGCCCCACGGACGACGCCGCCGCTGCCTGGAGGGCGGCGATGGGCGCGACGGCCGCGAGCAGCAGTGGGTACAAGCACATCGGGATCGACAAGGTCGACTACAACGGCTACCCGACCGTCGCCGACTGGCAGTTCGAGCGCACGCAGGGCGGCGAGCGGGTACGGGTCCTCAACAGGGGCTTCAAGGTGGATGCCACGCACGGCTACTCGATCATGATCACCTGCAAGTCGAGCGAGTGGACGAGCGCGGAGTGCGACACCTTGCGCAAAACGGCGTTCGCCACATTCAAGCCCAAGGACTGA
- a CDS encoding glycerol-3-phosphate dehydrogenase/oxidase — protein sequence MRTATLGPAERAEALAAMAERELDMLVVGAGVVGAGTALDAATRGLSTGLVEARDWASGTSSRSSKLIHGGLRYLEMLDFALVREALKERGLLLERLAPHLVKPVPFLYPLKHKGWERLYAGSGVALYDAMSLSSGHGRGLPVHRHLSKRQALKVAPCLKKDALVGALQYYDAQMDDARYVATLVRTAASYGAQVASRARVIGFLREGERVVGARVLDVEGGGEYEVRAKQVVNATGVWTDDTQALIGERGQFHVRASKGIHLVVPKDRIHSATGLILRTEKSVLFVIPWGRHWIVGTTDTDWDLDKAHPAASSADIDYLLEHVNSVLAVPLTRDDVQGVYAGLRPLLAGESDATSKLSREHTVAHPVPGLVVVAGGKYTTYRVMAKDAVDEAVHALDQRVADCVTENVPLVGAEGYGALWNARARIAARTGLHVVRVEHLLNRYGSMVEELLALIADDPKLAEPLEGAEDYLRAEIVYAASHEGARHLDDVLTRRTRISIETFDRGTRSARECAELMAPVLGWEKEQIEKEVEHYEKRVEAERESQRQPDDLTADAARLGAPDIVPI from the coding sequence GTGAGGACAGCGACACTGGGACCCGCGGAGCGCGCCGAGGCGCTCGCCGCGATGGCCGAGCGTGAACTGGACATGCTGGTGGTGGGCGCGGGCGTGGTCGGAGCCGGGACCGCGCTGGATGCTGCAACACGCGGGCTCTCGACCGGGCTCGTCGAGGCGCGGGACTGGGCATCGGGCACATCGAGCCGGTCGAGCAAACTGATCCACGGCGGGCTGCGCTATCTGGAGATGCTGGACTTCGCGCTCGTACGGGAAGCGCTGAAGGAGCGCGGGCTGCTGCTGGAGCGGCTGGCGCCGCATCTGGTGAAGCCGGTGCCCTTCCTGTATCCGCTGAAGCACAAGGGCTGGGAGCGGCTGTACGCGGGATCGGGCGTCGCGCTGTACGACGCGATGTCGCTCTCGTCGGGGCACGGGCGCGGACTGCCCGTTCACCGGCATCTGTCGAAGCGGCAAGCGCTGAAGGTGGCGCCGTGTCTGAAGAAGGACGCCCTGGTCGGGGCGCTGCAGTACTACGACGCCCAGATGGACGACGCGCGCTATGTGGCGACGCTGGTGCGGACGGCGGCGAGCTACGGGGCGCAGGTCGCGAGCCGGGCCCGGGTGATCGGCTTCCTGCGGGAGGGCGAGCGGGTCGTCGGGGCGCGGGTGCTGGATGTGGAGGGCGGCGGGGAGTACGAGGTCCGGGCCAAGCAGGTCGTCAATGCCACGGGGGTGTGGACGGACGACACGCAGGCGCTGATCGGGGAGCGCGGGCAGTTCCATGTGCGCGCCTCCAAGGGTATTCATCTGGTGGTGCCGAAGGACCGGATCCACTCCGCGACCGGGCTGATCCTGCGGACCGAGAAGTCGGTGCTGTTCGTCATCCCCTGGGGCCGGCACTGGATCGTGGGGACGACGGACACGGACTGGGACCTGGACAAGGCGCATCCGGCCGCGTCCAGTGCGGACATCGACTATCTGCTGGAGCACGTGAATTCGGTGCTGGCCGTGCCGCTCACGAGGGACGACGTCCAGGGGGTGTACGCGGGGCTGCGGCCGCTGCTCGCCGGTGAGTCGGATGCGACGAGCAAGCTCTCGCGCGAGCACACGGTGGCGCATCCGGTGCCGGGGCTCGTGGTCGTCGCGGGCGGCAAGTACACGACGTACCGCGTGATGGCGAAGGACGCGGTGGACGAGGCGGTGCACGCGCTCGACCAGCGGGTCGCCGACTGCGTCACGGAGAACGTGCCGCTGGTGGGAGCCGAGGGCTACGGCGCGCTGTGGAACGCGCGGGCGAGGATAGCGGCGCGGACGGGGCTTCATGTGGTGCGCGTGGAGCATCTGTTGAACCGGTACGGCTCGATGGTCGAGGAACTGCTGGCGCTGATCGCCGACGACCCGAAGCTCGCTGAGCCACTGGAGGGTGCGGAGGACTATCTGCGCGCCGAGATCGTCTACGCCGCCTCGCACGAAGGTGCGCGGCACCTCGACGACGTACTGACCCGGCGGACCCGGATCTCGATCGAGACCTTCGACCGGGGGACGCGGAGTGCGCGGGAGTGCGCCGAGCTGATGGCGCCGGTGCTGGGCTGGGAGAAGGAGCAGATCGAGAAGGAGGTCGAGCACTACGAGAAGCGGGTGGAGGCGGAACGCGAGTCGCAGCGGCAGCCGGACGACCTGACGGCGGACGCGGCGCGGCTGGGGGCGCCGGACATCGTGCCGATCTGA
- the guaB gene encoding IMP dehydrogenase, with protein MTNVDGVPEKFATLGLTYDDVLLLPGSSDMAPDQIDTSSYISKNVRVKIPLLSAAMDKVTEARMAIAMARQGGAGVLHRNLSIAGQANQVDLVKRSESGMVTDPITVNPDATLGEADQLCAKFRISGVPVTDRGGKLLGIVTNRDMAFESDRTRQVREVMTPMPLVTGKVGISGVDAMELLRRHKIEKLPLVDETGVLKGLITVKDFVKAEKYPNAAKDREGRLLVGAAVGVAGDAYERAQALIEAGVDFIVVDTAHGHSRLVGDMVAKIKSNASGVDVIGGNIATRDGAQALIDAGVDGIKVGVGPGSICTTRVVAGIGVPQVTAIYEASLAAKAAGVPVIGDGGLQYSGDIAKALVAGADTVMLGSLLAGCEESPGELLFINGKQFKSYRGMGSLGAMQTRGEQRSFSKDRYFQEGVASDEKLVPEGIEGQVPYRGPLSAVVHQLTGGLRQSMFYVGGRTVPELQDRGRFVRITSAGLKESHPHDIQMTVEAPNYSRK; from the coding sequence ATGACCAACGTCGACGGAGTGCCCGAGAAATTCGCGACACTCGGGCTGACCTACGACGATGTGCTGCTGCTGCCGGGCTCGTCGGACATGGCGCCCGACCAGATCGACACCTCCTCGTACATCTCGAAGAACGTACGGGTGAAGATCCCGCTGCTGTCCGCGGCGATGGACAAGGTCACCGAGGCCCGCATGGCCATCGCCATGGCCCGCCAGGGCGGCGCCGGTGTGCTGCACCGCAATCTCTCCATCGCCGGCCAGGCCAACCAGGTCGACCTGGTCAAGCGCTCCGAGTCCGGCATGGTCACCGACCCGATCACGGTGAACCCGGACGCGACGCTCGGCGAGGCCGACCAGCTGTGCGCGAAGTTCCGGATCAGCGGCGTCCCGGTGACCGACCGCGGCGGCAAGCTGCTCGGCATCGTCACCAACCGCGACATGGCCTTCGAGTCGGACCGTACGCGCCAGGTGCGCGAGGTCATGACCCCGATGCCGCTGGTCACCGGCAAGGTCGGGATCTCCGGCGTGGACGCCATGGAGCTGCTGCGCCGCCACAAGATCGAGAAGCTTCCGCTGGTCGACGAGACCGGTGTGCTCAAGGGCCTGATCACGGTCAAGGACTTCGTCAAGGCCGAGAAGTACCCGAACGCCGCCAAGGACCGGGAAGGCCGGCTGCTCGTCGGCGCGGCCGTCGGCGTCGCGGGTGACGCGTACGAGCGGGCGCAGGCGCTGATCGAGGCGGGCGTCGACTTCATCGTGGTGGACACCGCGCACGGACACTCCCGGCTGGTCGGCGACATGGTCGCCAAGATCAAGTCGAATGCCTCGGGCGTCGACGTCATCGGCGGCAACATCGCCACCCGCGACGGCGCGCAGGCGCTGATCGACGCCGGTGTCGACGGCATCAAGGTCGGTGTCGGACCGGGCTCCATCTGTACGACCCGTGTGGTCGCCGGCATCGGCGTTCCGCAGGTCACAGCGATCTACGAAGCCTCCCTCGCCGCCAAGGCGGCCGGCGTCCCGGTCATCGGCGACGGCGGCCTGCAGTACTCCGGCGACATCGCGAAGGCGCTGGTCGCGGGCGCGGACACGGTGATGCTCGGCTCTCTGCTCGCGGGCTGCGAGGAGTCGCCGGGCGAGCTGCTCTTCATCAACGGCAAGCAGTTCAAGTCGTACCGCGGCATGGGTTCGCTGGGTGCGATGCAGACCCGTGGCGAGCAGCGTTCCTTCTCGAAGGACCGCTACTTCCAGGAGGGCGTCGCCTCCGACGAGAAGCTGGTGCCCGAGGGCATCGAGGGCCAGGTGCCCTACCGCGGTCCGCTCTCGGCGGTCGTGCACCAACTGACCGGCGGACTGCGGCAGTCGATGTTCTACGTCGGCGGGCGGACGGTGCCGGAGCTGCAGGACCGCGGCCGGTTCGTACGCATCACATCGGCGGGGCTCAAGGAGAGCCACCCGCACGACATCCAGATGACGGTCGAAGCACCGAACTACAGCAGGAAGTAG
- a CDS encoding sigma-70 family RNA polymerase sigma factor, translating to MRDDETTVIGALVHRAVDGDEQATHDLLAHVHPLALRYCRTRLSRLPGDARHFVEDLAQEVCVAVLMALPRYKDTGRPFEAFVFAIASHKVADLQRAAMRHPGSTAVPSDEMPERPDDSLGPEERALLSSDAEWAKKLLANLPENQRELLVLRVAVGLTAEETGQMLGMSPGAVRVAQHRALSRLRALAEQ from the coding sequence ATGCGCGATGACGAGACCACGGTGATCGGTGCACTCGTTCACCGTGCCGTCGACGGCGACGAGCAGGCTACGCACGATCTCCTCGCGCATGTTCACCCTTTGGCGCTGCGCTACTGCCGCACCCGGCTCAGCCGGCTGCCCGGCGACGCGCGTCATTTCGTGGAGGACCTCGCGCAGGAGGTCTGTGTCGCGGTACTGATGGCGCTGCCGCGGTACAAGGACACCGGAAGACCCTTCGAGGCCTTCGTCTTCGCCATCGCCTCGCACAAGGTCGCCGATCTGCAGCGGGCGGCCATGCGGCACCCGGGATCCACGGCCGTGCCGTCCGACGAGATGCCGGAGCGACCGGACGATTCGCTGGGTCCCGAGGAGCGTGCGCTGCTGAGCAGCGACGCCGAGTGGGCCAAGAAGCTGCTCGCCAACCTGCCGGAGAACCAGCGCGAACTGCTGGTGCTGCGCGTCGCCGTGGGGCTGACCGCCGAAGAGACCGGCCAGATGCTGGGGATGTCCCCGGGCGCGGTCCGCGTCGCACAGCACCGGGCGCTCAGCCGGCTGCGGGCGCTGGCCGAGCAGTGA
- a CDS encoding nucleotide sugar dehydrogenase, with amino-acid sequence MPADLAVIGLGHLGLPLAQAAVAVGIETIGYDTDPRHLTEPAAGITPADIRRMLSGGFRTVTAPAELGRVRTAVICAPTPLGADGNLDLTAVAEATRTLAARLRPHTTVLLESAVQPGTTENFLRPLLEEGSGLRAGRDFHLAYSPSRVDPGSRTHGYANTPKVIGGLTPACTESAAAFYGRLTDKVVRARGPREAETVKVLETNFRHVNIALVNEMAVLCHDLGVDLWDVIRCAETKPFGFQAFRPGPGVGGHGVALDPNCLPHTGRTPGHPLRMVGLAQEINTRMPQYVIQRCATLLNEHGKSARGARVLLLGITYKPDLADLESSPATEVARRLMDLGAAVSYHDPHVLDWRVRDLPVPRADSLYEAAANADLTVLLQHHRTYDLQGLAVKAQLLFDTRGATPAGAAHRL; translated from the coding sequence ATGCCCGCAGATCTCGCCGTCATCGGACTCGGTCACCTCGGCCTGCCCCTCGCCCAGGCGGCCGTGGCCGTCGGCATCGAGACCATCGGCTATGACACCGACCCGCGCCACCTCACGGAACCGGCCGCGGGAATCACCCCGGCCGACATCCGCCGGATGCTCTCGGGGGGCTTCCGGACCGTCACCGCACCGGCCGAACTCGGCCGCGTACGCACCGCCGTCATCTGCGCCCCCACCCCCCTCGGCGCGGACGGCAACCTCGACCTCACCGCGGTCGCCGAAGCCACCCGGACGCTGGCCGCCCGGCTGCGCCCGCACACCACCGTGCTGCTCGAATCGGCCGTCCAGCCCGGCACCACGGAGAACTTCCTCCGCCCCCTCCTCGAAGAGGGCTCGGGCCTGCGGGCCGGCCGCGACTTCCATCTCGCCTACTCCCCCAGCCGCGTCGACCCCGGCAGCCGCACACACGGCTACGCCAACACCCCCAAGGTGATCGGCGGCCTCACCCCCGCCTGCACCGAGTCGGCCGCCGCCTTCTACGGCCGTCTGACCGACAAGGTGGTCCGCGCGCGCGGACCGCGCGAGGCGGAGACCGTCAAGGTCCTCGAGACGAACTTCCGGCACGTCAACATCGCCCTGGTCAACGAGATGGCGGTGCTCTGCCACGACCTCGGCGTCGACCTCTGGGACGTCATCCGCTGCGCCGAGACCAAGCCCTTCGGCTTCCAGGCCTTCCGCCCGGGACCCGGCGTCGGCGGTCACGGCGTCGCCCTGGACCCCAACTGCCTCCCCCACACCGGCCGTACCCCCGGCCACCCCCTGCGTATGGTCGGCCTCGCCCAGGAGATCAACACCCGGATGCCGCAGTACGTGATCCAGCGCTGCGCCACCCTCCTCAACGAACACGGCAAATCGGCCCGCGGCGCGCGCGTGCTGCTCCTAGGCATCACCTACAAGCCGGACCTGGCCGATCTGGAGAGCTCCCCCGCGACCGAGGTCGCCCGCCGTCTGATGGACCTCGGAGCGGCCGTCAGCTATCACGACCCGCACGTCCTCGACTGGCGCGTACGCGATCTGCCGGTCCCCCGGGCGGACTCCCTCTACGAGGCCGCCGCCAACGCGGATCTGACGGTGCTGCTCCAGCACCACCGCACGTACGACCTCCAGGGACTCGCGGTCAAGGCCCAACTCCTGTTCGACACAAGGGGAGCGACACCGGCGGGTGCGGCGCATCGGCTCTGA
- a CDS encoding GuaB3 family IMP dehydrogenase-related protein, with protein MTEIEIGRGKRGRRAYAFDDIAVVPSRRTRDPKEVSIAWQIDAYRFELPFLAAPMDSVVSPQTAIRIGELGGLGVLNLEGLWTRYEDPQPLLDEIAQLDEDSATRRLQEIYAAPVKEDLIGQRIKEVRDSGVVTAAALSPQRTAQFSKAVVDAGVDIFVIRGTTVSAEHVSGAAEPLNLKQFIYELDVPVIVGGCATYTAALHLMRTGAAGVLVGFGGGAAHTTRNVLGIQVPMATAVADVAAARRDYMDESGGRYVHVIADGGVGWSGDLPKAIACGADAVMIGSPLARATDAPGKGHHWGMEAVHEDVPRGKLVDLGIVGTTEEVLAGPSHSPDGSMNFFGALRRAMATTGYSELKEFQRVEVTVADSQHRR; from the coding sequence GTGACTGAGATCGAGATCGGGCGCGGCAAGCGCGGCCGCCGGGCGTACGCGTTCGATGACATCGCCGTCGTACCGAGCCGGCGTACGCGGGACCCGAAGGAGGTCTCGATCGCCTGGCAGATCGACGCCTACCGCTTCGAGCTGCCGTTCCTGGCCGCTCCGATGGACTCGGTGGTCTCTCCGCAGACCGCGATCCGCATCGGTGAGCTGGGCGGTCTCGGCGTGCTGAACCTCGAGGGTCTGTGGACCCGGTATGAGGACCCGCAGCCGCTGCTCGACGAGATCGCCCAGCTCGACGAGGACTCCGCGACCCGTCGTCTGCAGGAGATCTACGCGGCCCCGGTCAAGGAGGACCTGATCGGGCAGCGGATCAAGGAGGTGCGCGACTCGGGTGTGGTGACAGCCGCCGCGCTCTCGCCGCAGCGCACCGCCCAGTTCTCCAAGGCCGTCGTGGACGCGGGCGTCGACATCTTCGTCATCCGCGGTACGACGGTCTCCGCCGAGCATGTCTCGGGCGCCGCCGAGCCGCTGAACCTCAAGCAGTTCATCTACGAACTCGATGTGCCGGTCATCGTGGGCGGCTGCGCCACCTACACGGCCGCGCTGCATCTGATGCGTACGGGCGCTGCCGGTGTCCTGGTCGGCTTCGGCGGCGGCGCCGCGCACACCACGCGCAACGTGCTGGGTATCCAGGTTCCGATGGCGACCGCTGTCGCCGATGTGGCCGCGGCCCGCCGGGACTACATGGACGAGTCCGGCGGCCGGTATGTCCACGTCATCGCGGACGGCGGAGTGGGCTGGTCGGGCGACCTGCCGAAGGCGATCGCCTGCGGCGCGGACGCGGTGATGATCGGTTCCCCGCTGGCCCGCGCGACGGACGCGCCGGGCAAGGGGCACCACTGGGGCATGGAGGCCGTCCACGAGGATGTGCCGCGCGGCAAGTTGGTGGACCTGGGCATCGTGGGCACCACCGAGGAGGTCCTCGCCGGTCCCTCGCACAGCCCGGACGGGTCGATGAACTTCTTCGGCGCGCTGCGCCGGGCGATGGCGACGACGGGCTACAGCGAGCTCAAGGAGTTCCAGCGCGTCGAGGTGACGGTGGCGGACTCGCAGCACCGCCGCTGA